The following coding sequences are from one Euwallacea similis isolate ESF13 chromosome 27, ESF131.1, whole genome shotgun sequence window:
- the LOC136417288 gene encoding facilitated trehalose transporter Tret1-like isoform X4 has translation MRVLVRADTHVTFSLPDTEPKPKCTWSQLLTAIVVSWVSMIIGYCSAYTSPAALSLERDFKLDENKLSWITSLMPLGALGGGLLGGLLIENLGRKWTILLADLLFLVAFLVTFFAQSYIYMYTSRVISGISVGILSLTLPVYLAETIQPEVRGTLGLLPTAFGNIGILLCYMFGTFFEWRQLALVGVVLAIPFVIVFWVIKETPRFLVSRGKEEETQQALQWLRGANTSIDKEFHELKKSFQEEAETDEGALESLKNLFSVNNIKPLCIVLGLMFFQQWSGINAVIFNTTKIFKESGSNLPESLCTTIVGIVNFVSTFIAAALIDRLGRKVLLYISAISMIVSLGVLGAYFFLKDATNIDVKFLGFLPLASFIIYVLGFSLGHGPVPWLMMGEILPAKIRGTAASVATSFNWSCTFIVTKIFLQLAELIGFHFTFWIFCGLMVLSLLFTIFFVPETRGQSLADIEKKMAGIKVRRMSSVANLKPMPSSF, from the exons ATGCGGGTTCTAGTGCGTGCGGATACTCACGTTACTTTTTCGCTGCCAGACACCGAGCCTAAACCTAAATGCACTTGGTCTCAG TTACTTACCGCCATTGTAGTGTCCTGGGTGTCCATGATCATTGGGTACTGTTCAGCCTACACCTCTCCAGCAGCCCTATCATTGGAAAGAGACTTTAAACTTGATGAGAATAAG CTCTCATGGATCACAAGCCTCATGCCCTTAGGAGCCCTAGGAGGAGGCCTCCTTGGTGGGCTCCTAATCGAGAACTTAGGTAGAAAGTGGACAATTCTACTGGCAGACCTACTATTCCTAGTTGCATTTCTTGTGACTTTCTTCGCACAAAGCTACATCTACATGTACACAAGCAGAGTCATCTCAGGGATCAGTGTTGGAATATTGTCCCTGACTCTTCCGGTGTACTTAGCAGAAACCATTCAGCCGGAAGTGCGAGGTACCCTAGGGTTACTTCCCACTGCGTTCGGTAACATTGGAATCCTTCTGTGCTACATGTTCGGTACCTTCTTCGAGTGGAGGCAGCTGGCTCTAGTCGGCGTGGTACTTGCCATTCCATTTGTGATAGTATTCTGGGTGATAAAAGAAACCCCAAGGTTCCTAGTTTCAAGGGGTAAAGAGGAAGAAACGCAGCAGGCCTTACAATGGCTGCGCGGTGCTAACACTAGCATCGATAAGGAGTTTCACGAATTGAAGAAGAGTTTCCAAGAAGAAGCTGAGACTGACGAAGGAGCCTTGGAAAGCCTGAAAAATCTCTTCTCGGTTAATAACATCAAGCCTCTGTGCATCGTCTTGGGACTAATGTTTTTTCAACAATGGAGTGGTATCAATGCTGTCATCTTCAACACCACCAAGATATTCAAAGAGTCCGGATCAAATTTGCCCGAATCTCTTTGCACCACTATCGTGGGAATCGTCAACTTCGTATCAACATTCATAGCAGCGGCTCTAATTGACAGACTTGGCAGGAAAGTCCTGCTATACATTTCTGCGATTTCCATGATAGTCTCCCTAGGGGTGCTTGGAGCTTACTTCTTCCTGAAGGATGCCACTAACATCGACGTGAAATTCCTAGGCTTCTTGCCATTGGCCAGTTTTATTATCTACGTTCTTGGGTTCTCCTTGGGACATGGACCAGTACCGTGGTTGATGATGGGCGAGATCCTTCCGGCGAAAATCCGGGGAACTGCAGCTTCGGTAGCTACGAGCTTCAACTGGTCCTGCACCTTCATAGTAACCAAGATTTTCCTGCAATTAGCCGAATTAATAGGATTCCATTTCACTTTTTGGATTTTCTGTGGTCTTATGGTGCTGTCACTACTGTTCACCATTTTCTTCGTTCCTGAGACAAGAGGGCAGAGTTTGGCCGACATTGAGAAGAAAATGGCCGGAATTAAAGTGAGAAGAATGAGTTCAGTAGCTAATTTGAAGCCGATGCCATCtagtttttaa
- the LOC136417288 gene encoding facilitated trehalose transporter Tret1-like isoform X3 produces MNLEENLRTTIPEIQPLQENKDKDEQFSVPELPTEKKKVPFRQIITQLLTAIVVSWVSMIIGYCSAYTSPAALSLERDFKLDENKLSWITSLMPLGALGGGLLGGLLIENLGRKWTILLADLLFLVAFLVTFFAQSYIYMYTSRVISGISVGILSLTLPVYLAETIQPEVRGTLGLLPTAFGNIGILLCYMFGTFFEWRQLALVGVVLAIPFVIVFWVIKETPRFLVSRGKEEETQQALQWLRGANTSIDKEFHELKKSFQEEAETDEGALESLKNLFSVNNIKPLCIVLGLMFFQQWSGINAVIFNTTKIFKESGSNLPESLCTTIVGIVNFVSTFIAAALIDRLGRKVLLYISAISMIVSLGVLGAYFFLKDATNIDVKFLGFLPLASFIIYVLGFSLGHGPVPWLMMGEILPAKIRGTAASVATSFNWSCTFIVTKIFLQLAELIGFHFTFWIFCGLMVLSLLFTIFFVPETRGQSLADIEKKMAGIKVRRMSSVANLKPMPSSF; encoded by the exons TTACTTACCGCCATTGTAGTGTCCTGGGTGTCCATGATCATTGGGTACTGTTCAGCCTACACCTCTCCAGCAGCCCTATCATTGGAAAGAGACTTTAAACTTGATGAGAATAAG CTCTCATGGATCACAAGCCTCATGCCCTTAGGAGCCCTAGGAGGAGGCCTCCTTGGTGGGCTCCTAATCGAGAACTTAGGTAGAAAGTGGACAATTCTACTGGCAGACCTACTATTCCTAGTTGCATTTCTTGTGACTTTCTTCGCACAAAGCTACATCTACATGTACACAAGCAGAGTCATCTCAGGGATCAGTGTTGGAATATTGTCCCTGACTCTTCCGGTGTACTTAGCAGAAACCATTCAGCCGGAAGTGCGAGGTACCCTAGGGTTACTTCCCACTGCGTTCGGTAACATTGGAATCCTTCTGTGCTACATGTTCGGTACCTTCTTCGAGTGGAGGCAGCTGGCTCTAGTCGGCGTGGTACTTGCCATTCCATTTGTGATAGTATTCTGGGTGATAAAAGAAACCCCAAGGTTCCTAGTTTCAAGGGGTAAAGAGGAAGAAACGCAGCAGGCCTTACAATGGCTGCGCGGTGCTAACACTAGCATCGATAAGGAGTTTCACGAATTGAAGAAGAGTTTCCAAGAAGAAGCTGAGACTGACGAAGGAGCCTTGGAAAGCCTGAAAAATCTCTTCTCGGTTAATAACATCAAGCCTCTGTGCATCGTCTTGGGACTAATGTTTTTTCAACAATGGAGTGGTATCAATGCTGTCATCTTCAACACCACCAAGATATTCAAAGAGTCCGGATCAAATTTGCCCGAATCTCTTTGCACCACTATCGTGGGAATCGTCAACTTCGTATCAACATTCATAGCAGCGGCTCTAATTGACAGACTTGGCAGGAAAGTCCTGCTATACATTTCTGCGATTTCCATGATAGTCTCCCTAGGGGTGCTTGGAGCTTACTTCTTCCTGAAGGATGCCACTAACATCGACGTGAAATTCCTAGGCTTCTTGCCATTGGCCAGTTTTATTATCTACGTTCTTGGGTTCTCCTTGGGACATGGACCAGTACCGTGGTTGATGATGGGCGAGATCCTTCCGGCGAAAATCCGGGGAACTGCAGCTTCGGTAGCTACGAGCTTCAACTGGTCCTGCACCTTCATAGTAACCAAGATTTTCCTGCAATTAGCCGAATTAATAGGATTCCATTTCACTTTTTGGATTTTCTGTGGTCTTATGGTGCTGTCACTACTGTTCACCATTTTCTTCGTTCCTGAGACAAGAGGGCAGAGTTTGGCCGACATTGAGAAGAAAATGGCCGGAATTAAAGTGAGAAGAATGAGTTCAGTAGCTAATTTGAAGCCGATGCCATCtagtttttaa
- the ZnT35C gene encoding proton-coupled zinc antiporter SLC30A2 isoform X3, giving the protein MEGEVINIEAETDDIASITKENSDTTELVNRHCHLADLPEVDKKARKKLIIASILCVIFMVAEIVGGYISNSLAIASDAAHLLTDFASFMISLFSLYMANRPKTKKMSFGWYRAEVIGALTSVLLIWVVTGILVYMAIQRLIYRDFEIDAVIMLITSGVGVGVNIIMGLSLHQHTHSHGGHEEVHSKDKKQNINVRAAFIHVIGDFLQSFGVLVAAIVIYFKPEWVLVDPIMTFVFSVFVMMTTFAILKDTLMVLMEALPKGINFEEVMNIMMNIEGVERVHNLRIWALSLDKVAMSAHIAINTETNPQNVLMTATKNIHDKFNFFEMTLQIEEFKEFMEDCVQCQNP; this is encoded by the exons ATGGAAGGAGAAGTCATCAACATAGAGGCCGAAACTGATGATATTGCCTCAATTACCAAAGAAAATTCAGATACTACTGAATTGG TTAACAGACACTGCCACTTGGCAGATCTTCCCGAAGTGGACAAGAAGGCAAGGAAAAAGCTCATTATTGCCAGCATACTATGCGTCATATTTATGGTAGCAGAAATCGTTG GTGGTTACATCTCAAACAGTTTGGCGATAGCCTCGGATGCAGCTCACTTGCTAACAGATTTCGCAAGTTTCATGATTTCCCTGTTCTCTCTGTACATGGCCAACAGGCCCAAAACGAAGAAAATGTCATTCGGGTGGTACCGGGCGGAGGTTATCGGAGCCCTAACTTCAGTACTGCTCATCTGGGTGGTAACTGGAATTCTAGTTTATATGGCCATCCAAAGGTTGATCTACAGGGACTTTGAAATCGATGCTGTTATCATGTTAATTACCTCCGGGGTTGGGGTTGGTGTTAACATTAT AATGGGGTTGTCACTTCACCAGCACACTCATAGCCATGGAGGCCACGAAGAGGTGCATAGTAAAGACAAGAAGCAGAACATTAACGTGAGAGCAGCTTTTATTCACGTTATTGGGGATTTTCTGCAAAGCTTTGGGGTCTTGGTTGCCGCAATTGTGATTTACTTCAAG CCTGAATGGGTGTTAGTAGATCCAATAATGACCTTCGTATTCTCAGTATTCGTAATGATGACCACGTTTGCTATTCTCAAAGACACACTAATGGTCCTCATGGAGGCCCTTCCGAAAGGAATAAATTTCGAGGAAGTTATGAATATTATGATGAATATCGAGGGCGTGGAAAGGGTCCATAACTTGAGGATATGGGCCCTGAGTTTGGATAAAGTAGCCATGTCTGCCCATATTGCAATCA ATACGGAGACTAACCCTCAGAACGTTTTAATGACGGCAACCAAGAACATCCAcgacaaattcaatttcttcgAGATGACTCTGCAAATTGAAGAGTTCAAGGAGTTTATGGAAGATTGTGTTCAATGTCAGAATCCTTAG
- the ZnT35C gene encoding proton-coupled zinc antiporter SLC30A2 isoform X2 encodes MYNNPEKININGNNRNNNYGTAGSKTTISSITSPKKVIYCVHGKPSDGCCTVMEGEVINIEAETDDIASITKENSDTTELVNRHCHLADLPEVDKKARKKLIIASILCVIFMVAEIVGGYISNSLAIASDAAHLLTDFASFMISLFSLYMANRPKTKKMSFGWYRAEVIGALTSVLLIWVVTGILVYMAIQRLIYRDFEIDAVIMLITSGVGVGVNIIMGLSLHQHTHSHGGHEEVHSKDKKQNINVRAAFIHVIGDFLQSFGVLVAAIVIYFKPEWVLVDPIMTFVFSVFVMMTTFAILKDTLMVLMEALPKGINFEEVMNIMMNIEGVERVHNLRIWALSLDKVAMSAHIAINTETNPQNVLMTATKNIHDKFNFFEMTLQIEEFKEFMEDCVQCQNP; translated from the exons ATGTATAATAAcccagaaaaaataaatatcaa CGGCAACAATCGCAACAATAACTATGGTACCGCTGGCAGCAAAACCACCATTTCCAGTATTACATCCCCCAAAAAGGTGATCTACTGCGTCCACGGTAAACCAAGCGATGGATGCTGTACAGTAATGGAAGGAGAAGTCATCAACATAGAGGCCGAAACTGATGATATTGCCTCAATTACCAAAGAAAATTCAGATACTACTGAATTGG TTAACAGACACTGCCACTTGGCAGATCTTCCCGAAGTGGACAAGAAGGCAAGGAAAAAGCTCATTATTGCCAGCATACTATGCGTCATATTTATGGTAGCAGAAATCGTTG GTGGTTACATCTCAAACAGTTTGGCGATAGCCTCGGATGCAGCTCACTTGCTAACAGATTTCGCAAGTTTCATGATTTCCCTGTTCTCTCTGTACATGGCCAACAGGCCCAAAACGAAGAAAATGTCATTCGGGTGGTACCGGGCGGAGGTTATCGGAGCCCTAACTTCAGTACTGCTCATCTGGGTGGTAACTGGAATTCTAGTTTATATGGCCATCCAAAGGTTGATCTACAGGGACTTTGAAATCGATGCTGTTATCATGTTAATTACCTCCGGGGTTGGGGTTGGTGTTAACATTAT AATGGGGTTGTCACTTCACCAGCACACTCATAGCCATGGAGGCCACGAAGAGGTGCATAGTAAAGACAAGAAGCAGAACATTAACGTGAGAGCAGCTTTTATTCACGTTATTGGGGATTTTCTGCAAAGCTTTGGGGTCTTGGTTGCCGCAATTGTGATTTACTTCAAG CCTGAATGGGTGTTAGTAGATCCAATAATGACCTTCGTATTCTCAGTATTCGTAATGATGACCACGTTTGCTATTCTCAAAGACACACTAATGGTCCTCATGGAGGCCCTTCCGAAAGGAATAAATTTCGAGGAAGTTATGAATATTATGATGAATATCGAGGGCGTGGAAAGGGTCCATAACTTGAGGATATGGGCCCTGAGTTTGGATAAAGTAGCCATGTCTGCCCATATTGCAATCA ATACGGAGACTAACCCTCAGAACGTTTTAATGACGGCAACCAAGAACATCCAcgacaaattcaatttcttcgAGATGACTCTGCAAATTGAAGAGTTCAAGGAGTTTATGGAAGATTGTGTTCAATGTCAGAATCCTTAG
- the ZnT35C gene encoding proton-coupled zinc antiporter SLC30A2 isoform X1, producing MSSNTDYLQIFSGVLRKFGKTIMGQQNASGNNRNNNYGTAGSKTTISSITSPKKVIYCVHGKPSDGCCTVMEGEVINIEAETDDIASITKENSDTTELVNRHCHLADLPEVDKKARKKLIIASILCVIFMVAEIVGGYISNSLAIASDAAHLLTDFASFMISLFSLYMANRPKTKKMSFGWYRAEVIGALTSVLLIWVVTGILVYMAIQRLIYRDFEIDAVIMLITSGVGVGVNIIMGLSLHQHTHSHGGHEEVHSKDKKQNINVRAAFIHVIGDFLQSFGVLVAAIVIYFKPEWVLVDPIMTFVFSVFVMMTTFAILKDTLMVLMEALPKGINFEEVMNIMMNIEGVERVHNLRIWALSLDKVAMSAHIAINTETNPQNVLMTATKNIHDKFNFFEMTLQIEEFKEFMEDCVQCQNP from the exons CGGCAACAATCGCAACAATAACTATGGTACCGCTGGCAGCAAAACCACCATTTCCAGTATTACATCCCCCAAAAAGGTGATCTACTGCGTCCACGGTAAACCAAGCGATGGATGCTGTACAGTAATGGAAGGAGAAGTCATCAACATAGAGGCCGAAACTGATGATATTGCCTCAATTACCAAAGAAAATTCAGATACTACTGAATTGG TTAACAGACACTGCCACTTGGCAGATCTTCCCGAAGTGGACAAGAAGGCAAGGAAAAAGCTCATTATTGCCAGCATACTATGCGTCATATTTATGGTAGCAGAAATCGTTG GTGGTTACATCTCAAACAGTTTGGCGATAGCCTCGGATGCAGCTCACTTGCTAACAGATTTCGCAAGTTTCATGATTTCCCTGTTCTCTCTGTACATGGCCAACAGGCCCAAAACGAAGAAAATGTCATTCGGGTGGTACCGGGCGGAGGTTATCGGAGCCCTAACTTCAGTACTGCTCATCTGGGTGGTAACTGGAATTCTAGTTTATATGGCCATCCAAAGGTTGATCTACAGGGACTTTGAAATCGATGCTGTTATCATGTTAATTACCTCCGGGGTTGGGGTTGGTGTTAACATTAT AATGGGGTTGTCACTTCACCAGCACACTCATAGCCATGGAGGCCACGAAGAGGTGCATAGTAAAGACAAGAAGCAGAACATTAACGTGAGAGCAGCTTTTATTCACGTTATTGGGGATTTTCTGCAAAGCTTTGGGGTCTTGGTTGCCGCAATTGTGATTTACTTCAAG CCTGAATGGGTGTTAGTAGATCCAATAATGACCTTCGTATTCTCAGTATTCGTAATGATGACCACGTTTGCTATTCTCAAAGACACACTAATGGTCCTCATGGAGGCCCTTCCGAAAGGAATAAATTTCGAGGAAGTTATGAATATTATGATGAATATCGAGGGCGTGGAAAGGGTCCATAACTTGAGGATATGGGCCCTGAGTTTGGATAAAGTAGCCATGTCTGCCCATATTGCAATCA ATACGGAGACTAACCCTCAGAACGTTTTAATGACGGCAACCAAGAACATCCAcgacaaattcaatttcttcgAGATGACTCTGCAAATTGAAGAGTTCAAGGAGTTTATGGAAGATTGTGTTCAATGTCAGAATCCTTAG